The following coding sequences are from one Nicotiana tomentosiformis chromosome 3, ASM39032v3, whole genome shotgun sequence window:
- the LOC138908626 gene encoding uncharacterized protein: MPAYAKFLKEILTKKRKKKETTVVKLIEKPENEIGEIRSAPISLQLAYQTTLIPEGIVEDVLVRVDKFVFPVDFIIVNMKENKEVHNILGRPFLATGKAILDIHERRLILRVGKKTVTFEMNVEMEAKTNKPAASVEWKVKGLKEKDAGE; encoded by the exons atgccagcttatgccaaattcttgaaggaaatccttacaaagaagaggaagaaaaaAGAGACCACGGTGGTGAAGCTCATAGA gaagcCGGAAAATgaaattggagagataaggtcagcaccaatatctttgcagttgGCATACCAAACAACTTTGATACCTGAGGGGATAGTTGAAGacgtcttagttcgggtagataagttcgtatttcctgtagatttcataATTGTGAATATgaaggagaacaaggaggtccacaatatcttaggaagaccattcttagcaacagGTAAAGCAATcttagatatacacgagagaagACTCATTCTTAGAGTGGGTAAGAagactgtgacttttgagatgaatgtagaaatGGAGGCTAAAACGAAtaagccagctgcaagtgttgagtggaaagtgaagggcttaAAAGAGAAGGATGCGGGGGAGTGA
- the LOC138908628 gene encoding uncharacterized protein: protein MPPVAPVQHEIRVAASEAEQLKLERYKKYHPPTFSRLASDAAVGFLEECHRILRTMGMVETSGVSITAFQLRGAAYQWWRAYELTSTDEAASLTWSQFSEMFLREYVPQSLRDAWRLEFEQLRQGSMTVSEYVVHFSGLARHALALVATVKERVCRFIEGLHPSIRTSMARELEMDITY, encoded by the coding sequence atgcccccagtggctccggttcagcatgagatcagggtagctgcttctgaggcagagcagctcaaacttgagaggtacaagaagtaccacccacctactttcagcagaCTAGCTTCAGATGCTGCtgtgggttttcttgaggagtgtcatcgtattctccgcactatgggcatggtggagacgagtggggtttctatcaccgctttccagctgagaggagcagcatatcagtggtggcgtgcctatgagctgactAGTACGgatgaggcagcctcactcacttggagtcagttttcagagatgttcttgcgtgagtatgttcctcagagcctcagggatgcttggcgcttagagttcgagcagttgcgtcagggttctatgacGGTGTCGGAGTATGTAGTCCATTTTAgtgggttagctcgccatgcactggctctggttgctacagtcaaaGAGAGGGtttgtcgcttcattgagggactccaccccagtattcggaccagtatggccagggagttggagatggacatcacttattag